In Candidatus Desulfofervidus auxilii, one genomic interval encodes:
- the hisA gene encoding 1-(5-phosphoribosyl)-5-[(5-phosphoribosylamino)methylideneamino]imidazole-4-carboxamide isomerase, with amino-acid sequence MIIIPAIDLKDGKCVRLRQGKEGTETVFHQDPVAMACYWESCGAKRLHVIDLDGAFLKRPYHVEIVKEMAKAISIPVQVGGGIRTIEHIEAYLKAGIRWVILGTLALNDEENFRKICEQFPGRIILALDAQNGKVAVEGWKKVTNIEAFAFAQKAQKLGVVGINYTDISRDGMEVGPNFEALSILLKKVEVPVYVAGGVAKIEDIKRLLFFKTHGLAGIIIGRALYSGKIDFRQAMEVTKKNGRQLDL; translated from the coding sequence TTGATTATTATTCCAGCCATTGATTTGAAAGATGGTAAGTGTGTCCGTTTACGCCAAGGGAAGGAAGGAACAGAAACTGTCTTTCATCAAGACCCAGTGGCTATGGCCTGTTACTGGGAAAGCTGTGGGGCAAAGAGGCTGCATGTAATTGATTTAGATGGGGCCTTTCTAAAAAGGCCATATCATGTAGAAATAGTGAAGGAAATGGCCAAAGCAATTTCTATCCCGGTGCAAGTGGGAGGTGGAATCAGAACCATTGAACACATTGAAGCATATTTAAAAGCAGGGATAAGGTGGGTAATTTTAGGCACTCTGGCCTTGAATGATGAAGAAAATTTTAGAAAAATTTGTGAACAATTTCCAGGACGGATTATTCTGGCCCTAGATGCCCAAAACGGAAAGGTGGCAGTAGAAGGCTGGAAGAAGGTTACTAATATAGAAGCCTTTGCCTTTGCTCAAAAGGCACAAAAATTAGGAGTAGTAGGTATTAATTATACCGACATCAGTCGAGATGGTATGGAAGTAGGCCCAAATTTTGAGGCACTTAGTATTTTGTTAAAAAAGGTAGAAGTGCCAGTTTATGTAGCAGGAGGTGTGGCCAAAATAGAAGATATTAAACGGCTTCTTTTTTTTAAAACTCATGGTTTAGCAGGTATAATTATTGGTCGTGCCCTTTATAGTGGTAAAATAGACTTCAGGCAGGCAATGGAGGTAACAAAGAAAAATGGAAGACAGCTTGACCTATGA